tcatctagtccagctgcctgcactgaggcagaaccaagtaaacctataCCATCCCCGAGAGGTGTTCGTCTAACTGTCCTTAaatatctccagtgatggggttccataacctcctttggtaacctattccagtgcttacctatccttatgggttttttttgttttgttttgtttttttaattcaacaaTTTCATTGTATACATTTACATAAGAAATATTGCAGAGGTGACTGGAAAACTTTTTTAAGCATCCTCCCCACCAGCAGGTGCATCTCCACCCTTCATGTTTCTGGTGTAAATCACTTGGGCTCGGTGCTTGGACACAAGTTTGATCAAACCTTTGCTGAGCAGTTCTTGGGAGGGCAGCCCTTGCTAAAGAGTCTCGAATCTTCAACCTTTCAGAGACTACAGCTGGCGTGATGAGCTTGTAGTTGGGCACTTCTTTGCACAGTTTATCATAAGTAACCTTATCAAACAAAACAAGGTTATTCAGCTTGTCTCTTA
This genomic window from Dermochelys coriacea isolate rDerCor1 chromosome 8, rDerCor1.pri.v4, whole genome shotgun sequence contains:
- the LOC119860831 gene encoding LOW QUALITY PROTEIN: 40S ribosomal protein S25-like (The sequence of the model RefSeq protein was modified relative to this genomic sequence to represent the inferred CDS: deleted 1 base in 1 codon) produces the protein MPPKDDKKKEDAGKSAKKDKDPVNKSGGKAKKKKWSKGKVRDKLNNLVLFDKVTYDKLCKEVPNYKLITPAVVSERLKIRDSLARAALQELLSKGLIKLVSKHRAQVIYTRNMKGGDAPAGGEDA